A stretch of DNA from Cannabis sativa cultivar Pink pepper isolate KNU-18-1 chromosome X, ASM2916894v1, whole genome shotgun sequence:
GCCAAACCATCAATTTCACAAAATCAGAAATGTGCTTTGGGAAGGTGGTTGATGAAGCCTCGAAAACTGAATGTGCTGATTTATTTGGAGTCAAGAAGGTGGGTTTTTTGATAAGTACCTTGGTATCCCAATCTTTGTGGGAAGAAAGAAGTGTGAACTTTTTGCTGCAATTAAAAAGAGGGTGTGGAATAGACTTAGAGGTTGGAAAAGAAGTTTGTTTTCGGCAGCCGGCAAAGAGGTGTTGATTAAAGCAGTCATCCAAGCAATGCCTTGTTACACGATGGGGGTGTTCCGACTTCCCAAGAAAAATATCCATGAGCTTCAAGGAATGACTGCTAGATTCTGGTGGGGttcttcaaagaaaaaaaagaaaactcatTGGGGAGCTTGGAGTAAACTTTGTCTTCCTAAGGAGAAAGGGGGTTTGGGGTTCAAAGACTTAGAGCTTTTTAATAAAGCCTTGCTAGCCAAGCAAGTGTGGCGGGTTGTTAGAAATCCTATGTCCCTTGTTGGAAAGGTGTTGAAGAGCAGCTATCTCTCCAAATCCTCTATGTTGGATGCTAAAAAAGGTTCGTGTTCATCTGCAGTTTGGAGGGGTTTGCTTTGGGGTAGAGAGATTGTGGAAGCAGGCTCTTGGTGGAGAGTTGGTTCAGGGGAAAACATTGATATTATAAAAGATAGGTAGATGCCTAGACCTGTGAAATTTAGACCAATCTTAAATCCCGGTATACCCGCTGGTACCAAAGTCGTTGATCTCAGATTAGCAAATGGGGATTGGGATGCCGAGTTTATTAAGGCAATCTGTTGTGAAGACGATGCAGAGATTATATTGGGAATCCAACAAGGCTCTTCTGAGAGTGAAGATAGGCTGATCTGGCACTTCGCAAAAAATGGAAAATACAATGTTCGAAGCGGGTACAACACTGCTCTTAATGGGAGAGTGTTCGAAGAGAATTCCGACACAGAAAGCACTAAGAAATGGTGGAAGCACATGTGGAGCTTGAGAGTCCCCCCTAAAGTCAAACAGTTTCTCTGGAAAGTGAGTCATGAGTGGCTCCCGACTAATAGTGTTTTGTTTTGCAGGAAAATGGAGGTTGATAAACATTGTGGGCGTTGCAAAGGTGCGAGAAAGGAAGAAACAGTCATTCATGCCCTTTGGGAGTGCCCAATAGCCAAGGAAACGTGGAAACGATGCAGGCTGTACAAAGAGATAAAAAACGAGATCAATCCGGATATACAAAATTTCTTATGGATGCTAAAAGAAAAGCTGTCCGGGGCGAACTTTGATCTCTTTGTGATGATTTCATGGCAACTATGGTATAGCAGAAACTTGTCGCTGCACAATAATTTCTCCCCCAAGAGTGAGGATGTTATTGCGATAGCTACAAGAATTCTTGAAGAGTACCAAAGCAACCATGGAGACGGAGTCCCAAGACAAACACCCCAGCCCCGGAGAGGAAGCGGTGGGCCCCCCCAGATTGTGGTACATTGCTCTTTAATGTGGATGCGGCGGTCGACACCACCAACAAGAGTAGCAGTGCGGGAGGGGTGCTTCGCGATCATAAAGGCAGCTGTGTCATGTCCTTCCGACAGTACTGGCACTTCCCGTTCAACCCATATGTTGCAGAACTCAAAGCAATCAAGGAAGCCATTCTCATTGCTGGTAATCGTAATCTCAGAGGTTTTTTTATACAGTGAGATTGCCTCAATGCAGTAAAAGCGATTAACTCTAGTTATGTTTTGGATAGGGATGTTGAATTTTTGTTGGAGGATATTAAAAAAGGCCTCTTGTCTTGTAATTGCTTAGGAGTGAATTATGTGCCAAGAACTTGTAATTCCTTGGCTGACTATTTAGCAAAGAATGCCTTAGTTGTTAAGGATTCTCTTGTGTGGGATGGAGGTGTGCCTCCTGTTGCCTTTTCAACCTTGTTGGTTGATAATTTGGCCTTCCCCTAGGTTTCTTTGTACTGTTCTctttcctcaaaaaaaaaaaaaaaagaattttttctaaaatatacgTTTGGACCCGAGAACTCTCTTTAGAATTAAAGTCCAATTTTTAAGTAGTTTCGTTCCATGAAATCTATATGAATGccttaatttttgcatttagattcatttAAAATTGATTTTGGATTGATTTGGTTGTCAAAATTAAGAGTTACAATCGGGTATGGGTCGGGTCCACTGTGACCCTCGTGCAGAAAAACAAGTCATTTGCACCCCCGTTGGAGGTTGATGGTGGCCTAAAATTACGTGTCGTTTTCCACAATATATGAAAAAcgatatgttatttttttttatattaattataaggtAGCCTTTTGAAAAAAGCGCAAATTGTTGAgtaatttgtggcataaatacttaagttgaACTcctagttgcaaataaatacctaagttcaatttttggcggtaataatacctaagttataattctGGAACTTTTGTAGGTACCTGACTGTaaagtgttaagtaaattgccacGTAGCAATTCCTGATCGATCAAAGTCATTAaagatttattttcttaaaaaaattaatttaaatataccaataagaaaatgacacgtggataatgACTTAATATTTAACAGTTAGGTACTTACagagttccaaaaatataacttatgtATTATTACTATActgctaaaaattaaacttatgtatttatttgcaactggaagttaaatttaagtatttataccaCAAATTACTTCGAATTGTTACtagttattgtatatttttaaacaattaatttttgaattaaaagaagaagttacatactaattaattaactaatagCAGAAACACGTGTCAATTAGTAAACCACAAATTAGATACCACCTTGAATCAGGTATCAACATAtagtaattataataatttgtaGTTAACTAGCAAATGCATTACTGTCTCTCCCATTAATTTGGTAGTAATTGAACATATTGGTAGAATAGAATGACCATAATTAGTTGTTGAGTTtatcatataataaaataattgaattatatGAAATTAAGTAGTAGTAGTGAAGATGAAGAtagtgattaaataaaataaattaaatgaataaaaacCAGATGCAGGGGTTACGTACACAAGGACACAATCCCGAGATCTCCTCACATGCTTAAGTTTGTAGCTCAATGCTAAAGCCATTATTAAGTTATTGCTATAATATAATCTTTTCATTTTGTCCTCTGCCTGCAAATATTCGATACTTGCGttcaaattatattataatatttttccaAGGATTATACATATAAACATGAGAATCCACGTtaataatatatctaatcaacctctttttgtttttcaat
This window harbors:
- the LOC115722322 gene encoding uncharacterized mitochondrial protein AtMg00310-like, translated to MGVFRLPKKNIHELQGMTARFWWGSSKKKKKTHWGAWSKLCLPKEKGGLGFKDLELFNKALLAKQVWRVVRNPMSLVGKVLKSSYLSKSSMLDAKKGSCSSAVWRGLLWGREIVEAGSWWRVGSGENIDIIKDR